The window TCGGCACCGTGTTCGCGGGCCGCTCGAGCGCCCGCGCGGACGGACGTGCTCTGTCCGCGCTCGTGGTCGGGGTTGTGAACCGTCGCGTCGACCCGGTCCGCGACGGCCCCTTCGATCGTATCGGCGTCGTGACCCAGCACCGCGATGACGCGGTCGACAGCCGCGACGTCGAACGTACGGGCCGCACGGGAGACGATCGGCTCGCCGTCCGTCCCGACCGTCGCGAGCAGTTTGTTGCCGTCCGCGAACCGTGTGCCCCGGCCCGCAGCCAGCACGACGCCGATTACCGTCATCGAACGTTCACGCTCACTCTTACGCTCAGGCTCACTCTCACTCGAGTTCGACGCCTTCGGGACCGCGCGGGAGGTAGTTCCTGCCGCCCGGGTCGGTCCGGAGTTCGCCGTCCTCGACGACGACCTCGCCGCCGACGATCGTGTGGGTCGGCAGCCCGGTCAGTTCCTCGCCGTGGAACGTCGAGTAGCGAGGCTCCATCGTGTGATAGAAGTCGTCGTCGACGACCGCGCTCTTGTCGAGGTCGACGATGACCATGTCGGCGTCCGACCCCTCCGCGATCGCGCCCTTGCGCGGGTACAGTCCCCAGCGCTTGGCGTTGTTGGTCGAACAGACCTCGACGAGTCGCTCCATGCTGATGCGGTTCTTGTTGACCCCCTCGCTCATCATCACGGGGAGGAAGTACTCGATGCCGTTGTTGTCGCCGGGGATCGCGTCCCAGATGTCGCCGTGTTTCCCCTCCTCCTTCTCCTTGAACTCGATCTTGTGTGGGCAGTGGTCGGTGCCGACGTAGTCGACGACGCCGTTACGCAGCCCCTCCCAGAGGCGCTTTTTGCTCTCCTCGCCCCGCAGTGGCGGCGAGATCTTGCCCCAGACGCCGAGGTCCTCCTGCTCGTAGGTATGGGAGAGGAAGGCCGGCAGCGTCTCAGCGTGGAGGTTGACGCCCTGCTCCTGGAACCGCTTGCAGATGTCGACCCCCTCGGCCGTACTCATGTGGACGATGTAGGCCCTCGAGTCGGTGTACTCGGTGAGGCGGCCGATCTGTTCGATCTGCATCGCCTCGCAGATGTTCGGTGCCGACTCGCTCCAGGCTTTCAGGTCGTTGCGGCCCTCCTCCTTGAGTTCCTTCCGGCGCTCGGTCGCGAGGTCCTCGTTCTCGGCGTGGAACATCACGACGCCGTTCGGGATGTCCGAGACCTTGTCGAGGACCTTGTAGACGCCGCCCGCGTTGGAGTGGTCGATGCCCAGTTCCGGGGAGGCGTTCTTGTACCAGTTGAAGAAGACCTTGTACGAGCGGATCCCCTCCTCGGCCAGCCCCTCGATCTCCTCGACGTGGTGGTCCTGGTGGACGATCGCGTGGTAGGCGAAGTCGATGTAGGAGTTCTCCTCGCCCGCGCGCTTGAAGAAGTCCATGTCCGGCAGGTACGGCTCCTTCTGCAGGAGGAAGTTGACGACGGTCGTGACGCCGCCGTGGACCGCCCCCCGCGTCTCGGTCTCGAAGTCGTGCTCGAGACCCTCGTGGTACTCGTACTCGTACCGCGAGAGTCCCCAGTGGACGTGGGGATCGATGAAGCCCGGGATCAGGTAGTTGCCGTCGGCGTCGATCTCCCGGTCCGCTTCGGGGAGGTTCGACTCGGTTCCGACGCCGACGATGGTGCCGTCGGTCGCTGCTACGCCGCCGTTGATGGTGCCGTTCGGCGTGACGACTCGCGCATTCGTCACACGCAGGTCTGCAGTCTGTTCGACCATACGTGATAACTCACCTCATCCTACTTGAGTGTATCCCGTGGCCCCCTGGTCGACCGCCGATCCGACACCGGCGTGACGTTACCCGACGCAGTCGCGGCTCCGGGCAACACAACGTTTATGTCCTGGTCGGAAGACATAGTACGTATTCCCATGAGTACCGATGCCACGGGTGATTATGACGAGCGAGTCACGGAAGAGATCACCGTGACAGTCAACGGCGAGGAGGTCACCGCCGAGGTCGAGCCACGGCTCAAACTCTCCGATTTCCTCCGTAACGAGTGCGGACTCAACGGCGTACGGGTCGGCTGCGAGCACGGGGTCTGCGGCGCCTGCACCGTCGAACAGGACGGCCGGACCGTCAAGAGCTGTCTCTCCTACGCGGTCCAGGCCGACGGCGCGGAGATCGAGACCGTCGAGGGACTGACCGACGAGGCCGAGAACGAGGACGGCTCACTGCACCCGATCCAGGAGGCGTTCCACGAGAGTCACGCCCTCCAGTGTGGGTTCTGCACGAGCGGGTTCGTGATGGCCACGAAGGAACTGCTCGAGGAGAACCCCGATCCGACCCGCGAGGAGATCGAGGAGGGGCTGGCCGACAACATCTGTCGCTGTACCGGCTACCAGAACATCTACGAGGCCGTCGAGCGGGCGGCCGAAGAGATGAGGGAGTAACCATGTCCAGTTCACAGCCGTCCGAAACCGACGAGGTAGACGTCGACGTCGAACCGGAGACCGAAACGGAATCGTTCACGGGAACCGGCCTCCCGCGCGTCGAGGACCGGCGGATCCTCACGGGGAAAGCCGAGTATATCCACGACATCACGCCGGAGAACTGCCTGCACATGGCGCTGGTCCGGAGCATGCACGCTCACGCGGACATCGTCTCGATCGACACGAGCGCGGCCGAGGACCACCCCGACTGCGAACTCGTCCTCACCGCGGCCGACGTCAAGGCCGAGTACGGCCCGATGCCCGTCGGCATCCCGGAGGTCGAGACCGACGACGGCGTCGCGACCCTGGAAGAGTGGTCGCTGGCCGACGAGAAAGTCCGGTTCGTCGGCGAGCCCGTGGCAGTGGTCGTCGCGAGCGACCGGTACGCCGCCGAGGACGTCGCCGACCTGGTCGACGTCGAGTACGATCCCCGGGACGCCGTTGCCGACGGGATGGAGGCCCGCGAGGACGAGGTCCTCGTCCACGACAACGTCGGGACGAACGTCGTCGACGGCGAACGGCTCGAGTTCGGCGACCTCGACGACGCCTTCGAGGAGGCCGATCACGTCGTCTCCGGCGAGTACTCGTGGAGCCGGATCTCGGGCGTCCCGCTCGAGACCGCGGGCGTCGTCGCCCAGTACGACGACGAGACCGACTCGTTCGACATCGACTGCAACATCCAGTTGCACACGCTCGTCGACGAGATGATCCACGAGCCGCTGGGCTACGACGCCGACGACGTCCGGGTCAACGTCCCGGCCGACGTCGGCGGCAGCTACGGGACGAAGATCGGCATCCACCGCTACTGCTGTCTGGCCGCGATGGCCAGCAAGGAACTCGAGCGGCCCGTGAAGTTCAACGAGGACCGCCTCGAGAACCTCCAGGGCGGGGACATGCACTCCTCGGACCGCGAGTACGAGATGCGGCTGGCCGTCGACGACGACGGGACGATGCGGGGCCTCGACATCTGGTTCGTCGACGACTTCGGCGCGTTCCCGCGATACCCGGTCAATCAGGTACTGAAGCCGCTGTCGGTGCTCACGAACTCCTACGAGATCGACCACGTCGGCTACGAGTACGACCTCGTGCTGACGAACAAGACCTCCCAGAC of the Halobiforma lacisalsi AJ5 genome contains:
- a CDS encoding dihydroorotase; amino-acid sequence: MVEQTADLRVTNARVVTPNGTINGGVAATDGTIVGVGTESNLPEADREIDADGNYLIPGFIDPHVHWGLSRYEYEYHEGLEHDFETETRGAVHGGVTTVVNFLLQKEPYLPDMDFFKRAGEENSYIDFAYHAIVHQDHHVEEIEGLAEEGIRSYKVFFNWYKNASPELGIDHSNAGGVYKVLDKVSDIPNGVVMFHAENEDLATERRKELKEEGRNDLKAWSESAPNICEAMQIEQIGRLTEYTDSRAYIVHMSTAEGVDICKRFQEQGVNLHAETLPAFLSHTYEQEDLGVWGKISPPLRGEESKKRLWEGLRNGVVDYVGTDHCPHKIEFKEKEEGKHGDIWDAIPGDNNGIEYFLPVMMSEGVNKNRISMERLVEVCSTNNAKRWGLYPRKGAIAEGSDADMVIVDLDKSAVVDDDFYHTMEPRYSTFHGEELTGLPTHTIVGGEVVVEDGELRTDPGGRNYLPRGPEGVELE
- a CDS encoding (2Fe-2S)-binding protein; its protein translation is MSTDATGDYDERVTEEITVTVNGEEVTAEVEPRLKLSDFLRNECGLNGVRVGCEHGVCGACTVEQDGRTVKSCLSYAVQADGAEIETVEGLTDEAENEDGSLHPIQEAFHESHALQCGFCTSGFVMATKELLEENPDPTREEIEEGLADNICRCTGYQNIYEAVERAAEEMRE